One Salinicoccus roseus genomic region harbors:
- a CDS encoding Gfo/Idh/MocA family protein, with amino-acid sequence MIMINVGIIGCGSIGVKRHIAEYKENENVKLVAFCDPVIERAEAQQKIYGGASYKSYKDLLMDSNVDAVSVCTPNYMHAEISIAALEAGKHVLCEKPMGVAMDEMDRMIEAERKSGKQLMVGHNQRLIKEHQVARDYINEGRLGKIYSFRTAFGHPGPEDWSVDGKDSWFFKKEEAVMGAMGDLGVHKADLMRYLLGEEVLDVGSFISKEAKEFSDVDDNAVCILRTESNIVGTLQASWSFYGEEDNSTVIYGEKGVLSLLADSEHSFIFTGRDGEVVKENYGGIQTNDEAGQKKKSLVMDAFINALVNEERVPVTAEDAKKSVEIILNALESDRTKKIITGE; translated from the coding sequence ATAATCATGATCAACGTTGGTATTATAGGATGCGGCAGCATCGGAGTGAAGCGGCATATTGCCGAATATAAAGAAAATGAAAACGTGAAGCTGGTTGCATTCTGCGATCCGGTGATCGAACGGGCTGAAGCACAACAGAAGATATATGGCGGCGCATCCTACAAAAGTTATAAAGATCTGCTTATGGACAGCAATGTCGATGCCGTCAGCGTCTGTACGCCGAACTACATGCACGCAGAGATTTCAATTGCGGCACTGGAAGCAGGCAAGCATGTATTGTGCGAGAAGCCGATGGGTGTTGCGATGGATGAGATGGACCGCATGATTGAAGCGGAAAGGAAATCCGGCAAGCAGCTGATGGTCGGCCATAACCAGCGTCTCATCAAAGAGCACCAGGTGGCACGCGATTACATCAATGAAGGCAGACTCGGCAAGATCTATTCCTTCCGTACAGCGTTCGGGCATCCCGGCCCGGAGGACTGGAGTGTCGACGGCAAGGACAGCTGGTTCTTCAAGAAGGAGGAAGCGGTAATGGGCGCAATGGGAGACCTTGGTGTGCATAAGGCTGATCTCATGCGTTATCTCCTCGGGGAAGAGGTTCTGGATGTAGGCAGCTTCATTTCCAAGGAAGCGAAGGAATTTTCCGATGTGGATGACAATGCGGTATGCATTCTGCGCACCGAATCGAATATCGTCGGCACATTGCAGGCGAGTTGGTCATTCTATGGGGAAGAGGACAACTCCACCGTCATCTATGGTGAAAAGGGTGTGCTCAGCCTGCTTGCAGATTCTGAGCATTCCTTCATTTTCACAGGCAGAGACGGTGAAGTCGTCAAGGAGAACTACGGCGGTATACAGACGAATGATGAAGCGGGCCAGAAGAAGAAGTCGCTGGTCATGGATGCATTCATCAATGCCCTTGTGAATGAAGAGCGGGTACCGGTGACGGCAGAAGATGCGAAAAAATCCGTGGAAATCATACTGAATGCTTTAGAATCCGATCGCACGAAGAAGATCATTACTGGAGAATAG
- a CDS encoding LacI family DNA-binding transcriptional regulator, translated as MVTIKDVARIAGVSPSTVSRVIKDHDGISAATKKKVQKIMEESGYAPNIAARNLVTNQSNTIGLVIKSGMHEVNLNPFYSEVNLGVSEACRKEGFSTLTTSATDDASLLAEVKELISSRQVDGFILLYSKEGDPIAAFLSAAGFPYVVIGKDIRNDREAIYVDNDNVQGAVSITELLIGKGYSKITMIVDNDVFAVARDRIRGFEMAMHEAGLSAMGRVVKCGDDPRSISDMLKSLFEDGGPEALLTLDGVLNARIISHLYQMKIRIPADVATATFSDSLLTKFAAPPQTVVDIFPEELGKEAGNEIITLIRDGDKLKRIITVPTRIIERRSTQKEEGG; from the coding sequence ATGGTGACGATAAAAGATGTGGCAAGGATAGCTGGAGTTTCTCCCTCTACTGTATCCAGGGTGATCAAAGATCATGATGGAATCAGTGCCGCCACAAAAAAGAAAGTCCAAAAAATAATGGAAGAGAGTGGATATGCACCAAATATCGCGGCACGGAATCTGGTGACGAACCAGTCGAATACCATCGGCCTGGTCATCAAGAGCGGCATGCATGAAGTGAACCTGAACCCTTTCTACTCTGAAGTGAACCTCGGTGTTTCCGAAGCCTGCAGGAAAGAGGGTTTTTCGACACTTACAACTTCCGCGACTGATGATGCCAGTCTTCTTGCGGAAGTGAAGGAACTGATCAGTTCAAGGCAGGTCGACGGGTTCATACTCCTCTATTCAAAAGAGGGCGACCCGATAGCAGCATTCCTCTCGGCAGCCGGCTTCCCTTATGTAGTCATAGGGAAGGATATACGCAACGATCGTGAAGCCATCTATGTGGACAATGACAATGTACAGGGGGCGGTGTCCATAACTGAATTATTGATTGGGAAAGGTTATAGTAAAATTACGATGATTGTAGATAACGATGTATTTGCGGTCGCTAGAGATAGGATTCGTGGCTTTGAAATGGCGATGCATGAGGCTGGCCTATCAGCCATGGGCAGGGTGGTCAAATGTGGAGATGACCCCCGTTCCATCAGCGACATGCTGAAATCTTTATTTGAAGATGGCGGACCGGAGGCGCTTTTGACACTGGACGGTGTTCTGAATGCCCGCATCATTTCCCATCTTTATCAGATGAAGATTCGCATTCCGGCGGATGTGGCCACCGCGACTTTCAGTGATTCTCTGCTGACGAAGTTTGCGGCCCCGCCCCAGACCGTTGTCGACATCTTCCCGGAGGAACTTGGCAAGGAAGCTGGAAATGAAATCATCACCCTGATAAGAGATGGAGATAAATTAAAAAGAATCATTACGGTACCTACGCGCATTATAGAACGCAGATCAACACAGAAGGAGGAAGGCGGATGA
- a CDS encoding ThuA domain-containing protein: MKVTVWNEYRHEKESEVVGEIYPEGIHGQIASFLEGHEVTTATLDEAEHGLTDEVLDNTDVLIWWGHKAHDEVADEIAEKVRQRVWDGMGLVILHSAHFSKPFKLLMGTSCDLKWREANEKERLWVVDPTHPIVDGLGEYFELPEEEMYGEHFDIPVPDELIMLSWFEGGEVFRSACTFKRGNGKIFYFRPGHETHPTYYDENVQKVINNGVNWAGSVHGKKHYYGNHEPLEEIKEK, encoded by the coding sequence ATGAAAGTGACAGTCTGGAACGAATACAGGCATGAGAAGGAATCAGAAGTGGTGGGTGAAATATATCCTGAAGGCATCCACGGTCAGATTGCGAGTTTCCTTGAAGGGCATGAAGTGACGACGGCAACTCTGGATGAAGCGGAGCATGGCTTGACTGACGAAGTGCTGGATAATACAGATGTCCTGATATGGTGGGGGCACAAAGCCCACGATGAGGTCGCTGACGAAATTGCAGAAAAGGTGCGTCAGCGTGTCTGGGACGGCATGGGCCTGGTGATCCTGCATTCAGCGCACTTCTCCAAGCCGTTCAAACTGCTGATGGGCACATCCTGCGACCTCAAGTGGCGTGAAGCGAATGAAAAGGAACGCCTCTGGGTGGTCGATCCGACGCATCCGATTGTTGATGGTCTCGGTGAATACTTCGAGTTGCCTGAAGAGGAGATGTACGGCGAGCATTTCGACATTCCCGTGCCGGATGAGCTGATCATGCTCAGCTGGTTTGAAGGCGGCGAAGTGTTCAGGAGTGCATGTACATTCAAACGGGGCAACGGCAAGATATTCTACTTCCGTCCGGGTCATGAGACACATCCGACATACTATGATGAGAACGTCCAGAAGGTCATCAATAATGGTGTGAACTGGGCAGGGAGTGTCCATGGCAAGAAACACTACTACGGAAATCACGAACCACTGGAAGAGATAAAGGAGAAATAA
- a CDS encoding Gfo/Idh/MocA family protein — translation MAKIRLGFIGVGGIATGRHIPTFRTFDDVEITAIQDVNVERAMKVANELNIPEVCSTIEDMYPHVDAVVVSTPNKFHASISIDAMNNGKHVLCEKPMAMSTEECNAMIEAEERNGVKLHIAYHYRFMKEAIAAKKIIERGTIGDPLVVRVKGLRRRKVPGWGVFTNQELQGGGALIDYGCHLLDLAMYLMGDVKPVEVSSSTYNQLSRTNTVNEWGHFNRDSFEVEDHVSAFIRFNNGASMLFETSWAANIPEDENHISISGAKAGLDVFDMKVNQADEDLMTTMRIDYIKVDEPYSRLQAENFISAIKYNTPLTVKSTEAKEVSKIIEAIYLSSKEQRSIRL, via the coding sequence ATGGCTAAAATAAGACTGGGTTTCATTGGTGTTGGGGGAATAGCGACAGGACGGCACATTCCCACGTTCAGGACCTTCGATGATGTGGAGATTACAGCCATACAGGATGTCAATGTGGAGCGTGCAATGAAGGTGGCGAACGAGCTCAACATTCCGGAAGTATGTTCTACAATTGAGGACATGTACCCCCATGTCGATGCGGTGGTGGTTTCCACACCTAATAAATTCCACGCATCAATCAGCATCGATGCGATGAACAACGGCAAGCATGTGCTCTGTGAAAAGCCGATGGCCATGAGTACAGAAGAGTGCAATGCAATGATTGAAGCGGAGGAACGCAATGGCGTGAAGCTTCACATTGCCTATCATTACCGCTTCATGAAAGAGGCGATCGCAGCGAAGAAGATCATCGAACGCGGCACAATCGGTGATCCCCTCGTGGTCCGTGTGAAAGGGCTCAGGCGCAGGAAAGTTCCTGGGTGGGGGGTATTCACCAACCAGGAACTTCAGGGGGGCGGTGCACTGATCGACTATGGCTGCCATCTCCTCGACCTGGCCATGTACCTCATGGGTGACGTAAAGCCTGTGGAAGTATCAAGCTCGACCTACAATCAGCTGAGCCGTACAAATACAGTCAACGAATGGGGACATTTCAACCGGGATTCCTTTGAAGTGGAAGACCATGTCAGTGCATTCATACGGTTCAATAATGGTGCATCGATGCTGTTTGAAACGAGCTGGGCCGCAAATATCCCGGAAGATGAAAACCACATCAGCATCTCAGGTGCCAAAGCAGGCCTTGATGTGTTCGATATGAAAGTGAACCAGGCCGATGAAGACCTGATGACGACGATGCGCATCGACTATATAAAAGTGGATGAGCCCTACAGCAGACTTCAGGCTGAAAACTTCATATCAGCGATCAAATACAACACCCCGCTAACGGTGAAATCAACAGAAGCGAAAGAAGTATCGAAGATCATCGAAGCAATATACTTAAGCTCGAAAGAACAGAGGAGCATCAGACTTTAG